A window of the Branchiibius hedensis genome harbors these coding sequences:
- a CDS encoding histidine phosphatase family protein, with the protein MRLFLIRHGQTTANVAHELDTALPGAPLTELGREQAANLPIRLGQERFDGVWCSRAQRAQDTAAALAAAQGLVPQVMPGLHEIQAGAWEMSVDRTDWLTYQALLAQWIRGDLQPPVPGGESGADAVARFDTDVAVIEAQAPRQAAIVAHGAMIRLWTATRAVDADPDFVVNHPLKNTGYVVLDGNLADGWSLQEWSAA; encoded by the coding sequence ATGCGGCTATTCCTCATCCGGCACGGTCAGACGACCGCGAATGTGGCCCACGAACTCGACACGGCATTGCCCGGTGCGCCCCTGACCGAGCTCGGCCGCGAGCAAGCGGCGAACCTGCCGATTCGATTGGGGCAGGAGCGTTTTGACGGAGTCTGGTGCTCCCGCGCGCAACGCGCCCAGGACACCGCCGCAGCATTGGCGGCGGCACAAGGCCTGGTGCCGCAGGTGATGCCTGGCCTGCACGAGATCCAGGCGGGTGCCTGGGAGATGTCCGTCGACCGCACCGACTGGCTGACCTACCAGGCGCTGCTGGCGCAATGGATCCGAGGCGACCTGCAACCGCCGGTACCCGGCGGCGAGAGTGGGGCGGACGCCGTAGCCCGCTTCGACACGGACGTCGCCGTGATCGAGGCACAGGCACCGCGTCAGGCCGCGATCGTCGCCCATGGCGCGATGATCCGTCTGTGGACAGCGACCAGGGCCGTCGACGCCGACCCCGACTTCGTGGTCAACCACCCGCTGAAGAACACCGGGTACGTCGTGCTGGATGGCAACCTCGCCGACGGCTGGTCACTGCAGGAGTGGTCAGCGGCGTAA